From Prevotella sp. oral taxon 299 str. F0039:
CTCTTTGCAATCTCTAAACCCACCAATAACATCGCAATAGAGCCTGCCGCATGTGCCGAAGTCAATCCAAACATCATCTGTCCTGCATACTTCTGCAATTTAAATACTTTGGCAATGAAGTATGCTGCTACTGCTTTTCCTACCGTTCCGAAGAACACTAACGAGGTAGTGATAACGATAACGAAAGGCGTTTTATATAGAACAGTGATGTCGATGAGCATTCCTACGCTGATAAGGAAATAGGGAATGAACAGCGCATTACCGATAAATTCGAGGCGATTCATGAGCGGTGACACCGAAGGGATGTATCTATTGAGAATCAATCCTGCAAGGAATGCACCAAAAATGCCTTCTAATCCAATCATTTGAGATAAGGCTGCACTCAAGAACATGATAGCTAATACAAAAATAAACTGCATTACCGAGTCGCTATAACGACGCAAAAATGATCGACAAAGACGTGGAATTGCAAGCGTGAGGAATCCACAAAAGAGAGTAAACTTGAGCAAAAATACGACCCAAAACATTGGACCTGAGGTGCCATTGCTTGATGCAACGATGGCAGCAAGCACCAATAACGCCATTAAAAGCGATATCATTGTAGAGCCAACAGCCAGCATTACAGGCGTTTTGCGCTGTAAGCCAAACCTACTTACAATGGGATAGCCTATCAATGTGTGTGAAGACATGATACAAGCCATCAGCAATGAGGTGGTAGGAGATAGGCTTAAAAGGTATAATGAGCTATAAAACGTGAGGAAAAATGGAAGGAGGAAGGTGACGAAACCAAAGATAACAAACCTAAATTTGTTTTTCTTTAAGCCCTCAATGTCCATCTCTAAGGCTGCAAGAAACAAGATATAATAGAGTCCAACCTTACCAAAAAGCTCAAAAGAAGTGTCTCTTTCTAGAATATGCAAGCCATATTTGCCAATTACAACACCTGCTAATACCATTCCAACAATATGTGGAATGCGTAACTTTCCCATAATAATAGGGGCACAAAGAATAATCATTAATACCACGAAGAATGCCCATGTAGGGTCGGTTATAGGGAAATAATTGCTAATATTGAATGTAATTGGCATTGTGTTATTTATATAATGTGTTGCAAAGTTGCAAAAAAAATATCATATTTGCCTACGAATCAATATAAAAGATGTAATTTTGTGCCTAACAATAACAATAAGAATAATTTGTAAGTAGTTATGAATATAGCAATAGTAGGTGTGAGTGGAGCTGTTGGACAAGAGTTTCTTAGAATCTTAGATCAACGCAATTTTCCAATAGATAATCTCGTTTTATTTGGTTCTTCACGCTCAGCTGGGTCAAAATATACCTTTAGAAACAAAGAGTATGAAGTGAAGTTGTTACAGCATAACGACGATTTTAAAGATATAGATATTGCCTTTGTTTCTGCAGGAGGAGGCACTTCGTTAGAATATGCCGAAACAATTACAAAGCATGGGGCGGTTATGATCGATAATTCTAGTGCCTTTAGAATGGATAAAGATGTGCCTTTAGTGGTGCCTGAGTGCAATGCAAAGGACGCACTAACACGTCCAAAGAGAATTATTGCGAATCCTAATTGTACCACAATTATGATGGTTGTGGCTCTTCAACCAATCGAAGAGCTTTCGCACATCAAACGAATTAAGGTGTCAAGTTATCAAAGTGCGAGTGGAGCAGGAGCCGCTGCGATGGCTGAATTGCAACAACAATACAGCGATTTGGTGAACAATAAGCCCCTAACCATCGAGAAATTCCCTCACCAGTTGGCATATAATGTAATTCCACAGGTAGACGTTTTCACAGAAAATGGATATACAAAGGAAGAAATGAAGATGTTCTACGAAACCCAAAAGATTATGCATAGCGATGTAAAATGCTCGGCTACATGTGTTCGTGTCAGCTCTTTACGTTCGCATTCTGAAAGCGTTTGGATAGAAACCGAAAAGCCTTTAACTGTTGAAGAGGTAAGAGCTGCCATTGAGAAAGCACCTGGTTGCACTTTGAAAGACGATGTTTTCAATGGCGTTTATCCTATGCCTTTAGAAACAGCAGGTGAAGATAACGTGTTTATAGGACGTATTCGTAAGGATATTTCTGATGAAAACGGATTAACATTATGGCTTTCTAGCGACCAAATTCGTAAGGGAGCAGCTCTCAATGCAGTGCAAATTGCAGAATATTTGATTGCTAATAACGGCTTGTAATCATTAAATTCTAAACTATAGAATTTAGATATTATGTATCAAATGCAGTCCTTTACTTTTCGAAGTAAAGGACTTTTTCTTTTTATCCTCATTACTCTTTCTGTTCTATTTCATTCGCTTTGCATATAACTATAATTCTATTCTCTCTATTTGTTTTAATATTTCTTTTAAAAGGACTTACTTATAAAAAAGAAAAGAGCACAGAAGCTTTATTGCTACTATGCTCTTATTTATTGGTGTATAATGTGCTAAAAACTGCCATTGCGTTGTTGGCGAAATGGCAAAGATTTGTTTTTAGAATTATTGTTCTTTCACTTCGTTTGTTAGTTCTTTGCCTTCTGCAAGCTCTTTAATACTCTCTAGTGTTGTAAGAGCGATGTTGTGAAGAGCTTCTGCAGTGAAGAATGCTTGGTGAGAAGTGAGTACTACGTTAGGAAGAGTAAGCAAACGAGCTAACACATCGTCTGAAATAATCTTGTCGCTGCGGTCTTCATAGAAGTATTTCTTTTCTTCTTCGTACACGTCAAGACCTGCACTTCCAATCTTTTTAGCGATAATTCCCTCAATAAGATCTTCAGTATGGATTAGCTTTCCACGTCCTGTATTGATGATCATAACGCCTTTTTTCATCTTAGCAATACTTTCCTTGTTAATCAAGAATTTAGTTTCTGGAGTTAAAGGACAGTGTAATGAAATGATATCACTTTGTGCATATAGCTCATCTATACTAACAATCTTAACGCCATATTGCTTTGCAAACTCTTCATCTGGGTACAAATCGTATGCAAGAATATTCATTCCGAATCCGTGAAGAATCTTAATCAATTCCTTAGCGATACGTCCCATACCAATAACACCAGCAGTTTTTTGATACATGTCGAATCCTAGCAAACCTTTAAGCGAGAAGTTTCCTTCACGAGTTCTGTTTACTGCACGATAAATTTTGCGGTTCAATGCAAGCATAAGCGACACTGCATATTCTGCAACAGCATGTGGAGAATAAGCAGGAACACGCACTACTGAGATGCGGCCTTTTGCTGCTTTCAAATCAACATTATTGAAACCTGCACAGCGAAGAGCAATAAGTTTAACGCCATTTTTTACCAACTCGTCGATAACTTCAGCATTGCATTCTGCATTTACGAAGATACATACAACGTCTGCACCCTTTGCAAGTGGAGCAGTTTTGATGTTTAAGTGTTCTTGGTAATAGCGAATATCGAAGCCATAGTTGCTATTTATTTGATTAAAAGACTCTTCATCGTATGATTTTGAATCGAAAAATGCTACTCTCATTGTTATTCCTTACTTTTAAAATTATGTATATATAAAAATTAAATCTGCTTTGATTTTATTGCAATATTTCATTGCTTATGATCTATAATCAATGCGAAGTTACTGCTTTTTGTGGGTTTGTGCAAATAATTTTGGCTTTTGCAATGCTTGTATTGGGTTTTATTTATTTGAGTCAAGCGTTTTGTGTTTCAAATTTGTTATCTCTTTGTTTTTCAATGATATTTCTTC
This genomic window contains:
- a CDS encoding cation:proton antiporter, with amino-acid sequence MPITFNISNYFPITDPTWAFFVVLMIILCAPIIMGKLRIPHIVGMVLAGVVIGKYGLHILERDTSFELFGKVGLYYILFLAALEMDIEGLKKNKFRFVIFGFVTFLLPFFLTFYSSLYLLSLSPTTSLLMACIMSSHTLIGYPIVSRFGLQRKTPVMLAVGSTMISLLMALLVLAAIVASSNGTSGPMFWVVFLLKFTLFCGFLTLAIPRLCRSFLRRYSDSVMQFIFVLAIMFLSAALSQMIGLEGIFGAFLAGLILNRYIPSVSPLMNRLEFIGNALFIPYFLISVGMLIDITVLYKTPFVIVITTSLVFFGTVGKAVAAYFIAKVFKLQKYAGQMMFGLTSAHAAGSIAMLLVGLEIAKSGSLDQIVTNDVLNGVIIMILITCVLASFITQSASQKMVVTDNIINNDSTNNIDDERILIPVKYPESADSLLGLALLIRNPKLKRELIALNVVYDDADVATNQTKGKRLLEKLSRDAAATEVAVTTQVRVAVNIANGIKHAFQEFNASEIIIGLHTHQEISTKFWGEFHQSLFNGINCQIIMARIIQPLNTIRRIQVAVPSRAQFEPGFHRWVERLARISAQLECKIQFHARQDTLVLIQEYLVNKHPDVRVEYSEMEHWNMLPQLAASINEDHMFVIVTARTGTVSHKNAQERLPEEIKQFFSGKNLMIIFPDQYGYGVDQMTFAQPKHIEEQSAYEAVGKWIKKKLK
- a CDS encoding aspartate-semialdehyde dehydrogenase, with amino-acid sequence MNIAIVGVSGAVGQEFLRILDQRNFPIDNLVLFGSSRSAGSKYTFRNKEYEVKLLQHNDDFKDIDIAFVSAGGGTSLEYAETITKHGAVMIDNSSAFRMDKDVPLVVPECNAKDALTRPKRIIANPNCTTIMMVVALQPIEELSHIKRIKVSSYQSASGAGAAAMAELQQQYSDLVNNKPLTIEKFPHQLAYNVIPQVDVFTENGYTKEEMKMFYETQKIMHSDVKCSATCVRVSSLRSHSESVWIETEKPLTVEEVRAAIEKAPGCTLKDDVFNGVYPMPLETAGEDNVFIGRIRKDISDENGLTLWLSSDQIRKGAALNAVQIAEYLIANNGL
- a CDS encoding 2-hydroxyacid dehydrogenase, with translation MRVAFFDSKSYDEESFNQINSNYGFDIRYYQEHLNIKTAPLAKGADVVCIFVNAECNAEVIDELVKNGVKLIALRCAGFNNVDLKAAKGRISVVRVPAYSPHAVAEYAVSLMLALNRKIYRAVNRTREGNFSLKGLLGFDMYQKTAGVIGMGRIAKELIKILHGFGMNILAYDLYPDEEFAKQYGVKIVSIDELYAQSDIISLHCPLTPETKFLINKESIAKMKKGVMIINTGRGKLIHTEDLIEGIIAKKIGSAGLDVYEEEKKYFYEDRSDKIISDDVLARLLTLPNVVLTSHQAFFTAEALHNIALTTLESIKELAEGKELTNEVKEQ